ATTACGGGAGACGCTTTCAAAGTCCCCCCCGCCCCGCCTGGTGCGTGACGGGGaatttgttgaaatattgaaAAACAGCCTGACAAATCCTCTCAGCTCCTTCCAAGTCATTCTAGTAGCGCCAAGTGTTTCAAATGCATTTTGTTTGTCCGCCTCGCTTTCCTGCGGCATTTCACGCCATCTGTTACAAACGGAGGGCGTAGTTCTCGCCCGATTTTTCTTGACTGACCTTTCATCCACTTCCACGTCGAAACAGAAGCGCTTGTCTATGGATTCCGTCTTCCGGCGGATGCAGGACTTGAGGGTCAGTTGCGTGGGGCCCTTaaagtccattaaaaaaatatatagaaaatgaaaagtgaatatttactctttttttcctatgtatatttaatgaaaaaatacaataaagtcccttttaaaaatgtttttcctttttcccaATCATAAAACCAATCAAAatagacattatttttttgctttaccagaataatgtaaaaaaaatagtcaagttatttgttgttatttgaatAGAACTATAAGGACCTGCTTGGTGGTGGGTTTCTGTTCACAAGGAACCATGAGCAGCAGTCGTCCCTCCACATCATACTTGCAGTAGTACTTGACCCAGGTGACCCCCAGGGCCCCTGTTGGGAGAGAAATGTGAAAAAGGGGCCCGGCCCTGGAAAACCGTTAAAGAAACCCCTTACATTTTTCTTGACAATAGAGATAACCCGCCATGGGTAGCCAACGGGGTCTCTTGCAGATCTGAGACGAGTCCTTCATTCGCTTCATCAGGTCCTCCATTTCCTCTCGAGTGCTCTCGTAGTGGTTCCTCGTCTGTGGCGAGATCATCAAGTCACcgcgttttaatttttttttaaatagcgtaaaccctaaaaatatacaaatattttctgttctccacttaaaaaaaaacatttcccaatactaaggggaaaaaagcccaaataaacattgcattagatctataaaaatggactATTTAGGTCTTTtgatccacttcttttaatccaatttaaaaaaataaaaaatacatagatattagatctaaaatggtcctttgAGAGACACATTATGCACTTACATTCTGTAGACTGAGCTGCAACTCTTGCTTATAGGGCATAAAGTCCTGCGTCATCTCCACAGTGAGGTTGTTGAGGGTCAAAACGCTGTGAAGGAACGCcaacacctgcaaaaaaaaacaaattgacttGAATGATTAAGTGTGCTAAGGTAAGCTGATCTGATTGGTTTCCACTTACAGGCTCCACCACGTCAAACTTTTTCCTATCTTGGACCTGATGGATCTGATATACGTATTCCACGGAGGACTCGTAAAAGTTGACCCGCTCTTTGCATAACACTTCATCGGCCTGCATGGCAAAAGATGACTTTAATAAGGACCAGTTCCAAGTTAAAGTCCGCTAAAACTGACCTCTTGAAGTTGAGTCTCCTTCTTCTTAGCCGAAAGATTAAGGTGCTTGTCCAGCTGAGAGTAATATTTTTCGCCTTCCTTTTCAAATTTCTTCCGTTTTTCCTGAAACAAAATAAGTTTTGTTAAAAGATACATATGGATTGGCATATTTCTACCCCAAAATATTGACTATAtctttaagaaaagaaaaaaaatgatggataatggcaatatttttttgcactcaattGAATAAGTGGATTTTATTTAATTGGTATATTTCCATTACAGTTGAATGCAAATTAAAaaggatgttttaaaaggctAAAATGGGGAATATTGGAGTACATTGTGCtttgtgttgccatgcaaaTGTGCATAAAAAGTCATGGGGAAGTGGCAAGTGGCATCCTGTTTGATGCAATATGCGTGAGGAAGGATTGCTACGTAATGCTGACAAAGTGTTTGTTTGACTTACCTTGGTTAAGCCGATCTGCTCTTTTCGGAACTTCTCCAGAGGCTTGATGAGCAAATCGGATGCGTTCTGAACCTGAGTGAATGAGAGACGTGATTGGATGTCAAACAAACTtggttctaaaaaaaacacattagatGCAATTGCCTACATTTCTCAGACATTTTGGCTCAAATTGGAGCatttcatatgtatatattgtatgtatgtatatatatttcagcaacacgcttatttatttatatatttattcatgtatttatttattaacttactttttacgcatctatttatgtctaaaatgtatttttctgtgtctgtattctcaccctcttgctactgtgtcAACAAAATTTCCTGTATACAGGATGaattaagttatccaatccaaaaatattcatgttttgtcAAATCTTGGTGAACCTGCAGGTttcaggccaaaaaaaaagacaccattTTCAGTCCTGTGAACTTTTACCAAAACAATTCCCAAAAGTGTGTTGTAAACATGTGTTATTTTGACCGTAAAAGTGACTTATGCTTAAAAATTGCTTTTGTTCCATCGCCGGAAGAGCCAGTCAAACGGGATCCGTCGCTACGTGTAAGCTATTATTAAAATGCCGTATTATGACAAGCCACCAACAACTAGCTGTAAgttagaggggaaaaaaagcaagcaaCGTGCACTGAAGCCAATTAAAAAGCACTTTTCCCCCGATATGTAGAAGATCGGATACGGGTTGCACGTGGAGGAAGTTGATAACCCACCAGCATCATTCTGTCGTGCTCCGCTTCCTGCAAAAGTCCTGCAAACTCCTGGAAGGACTGAGCTGGGAATGAGAAGCGACAATTCAGAAAATGctgactggattttttttttaacatcacgTTATGGCATTTTCCACCTACCAATGTTGACCTCGTCATCCGTCAAGGAGTCTCCGATGAAGTCAAACTGGAAGACGCTGAGAGTCTGAGAGAGCTTCTGAACAGCCACAGAATAGCCTAGAAAACACAGCACATGATTTATATTCATAGAAAATATTTGATGTACAGCTTGGGAGATGGCCCAGCAGTTTTTTAGGGTACTTGTAGCcaagaaaaaggagaaagtaGCATTGGGGAAAGCAACAAAAAGTCTTTCAGCTTATGCCCAGGAGAGAACAAACTAACAATGACTTAGTTTGTTTGCAAGGGCGACAAAATGGTcatcgagagagagataaaCGACACAAAGTCTTCCTTGTTGGTGTTACATTGACTCAAATGTAGTTGTGAAACAGAAGCCCCAAAAATTGGGGATGTACTTCATTAAAAGTGGCATTTAAGTgtccaaaatcatttttttctcagagttgattaataatacattattttttccagTTATGTACAGTAAATCATGtcataatttttgttgttgtattaaaACAGCCACTATTCTTagattttttgaaatatttttaaagttctgCTAGACATTTGCAAATAACCTGGAATTATGATTATTAGAAAGATGGGCATCcaggatttttcatttttgatggatagtttttaaactaaaatgatAATTGATAGATGAGATGTTATAAGGATGTAAACAATGATCACCAAAACAATAATTTGATAGATAATTTCATTGTATTGCTGCCAAACATCCCGAGTTTACCCCTAGTAGACGTCAAATCCAtatgctgccaaccctcccacttcgaataaattggacgtctatcaccgtcaaagacacctcccaccccccaaaaagacaTATTCAAAGCCATATCCCAGCCTCATCGGGAGGGAATTTCATCCTTCTAAATCACTTGCAATGAAAAGCACTTACCATTGATTGCGTTGATCACATTGTTGCCATCTTTTATCAACTCTTTAAGAAATTTGCTGGTTCGGTCCAGTTCCAGTTCGTAACACTTGAGCGTCTCCCTGAAGTCGGGACTGTCCGAGTAGCAATCGCTAAACTCCAGAGGAGGGTGCCCCATTTTTGTGGGATCACTAATTctcaaaaatatctattttaataaaaagatGATGATCAGGATGATGGGGAAAGTCAATGAGTTGGCTTTCGGTTAACTGACTGCAGGGCGATCGCTCATTTCATTTACATTAGTTACATTAACGCGCAAATCGAGCAACCATGTTGCCCGTGGGAGCCTGCAACGGCCGCGGATCGCTTACCAAGCCCagaaaagtagcaaaaaaaggAACCTTGTTAAATTGCACTTCTCTTAAACGATGCTGCAAAACATCGTTGGCGTTTAATGACTCAAATTATGGCCCGCTggtccactttttttctgttgtgatGTCGCTATCGGTTCAGTGGTGGGTTTCATTTTGGACACGTTCCATTCTGAAATAAGTCCTGATGTGAGGAGTCGTATTTGGCCTCCAGAAATCCCAATTGAGAATCCAACTCTTTTGCAGCTCCTGTGACATGGAGATGAACACGCACAGGGAAACTGGACTCTTTGTATTGGTGCGTCGTGCGTACCTGAATGGCAAAGTATTGTCCGTGCAGCCGGCTACGCGAAACGGAACGCTTCCAAGCAGGCCCGTGTTTAACGACACTTTGGAGAATCTTAAAGGAGCCGCTACAATATGAACCGAAAAGCCCAATTGATGAATCATTGAATATGGCCTCACAAGCACCTTAAATTCAACCTGCATTCTGTTGCACTGGTGATTTAATTataattgtataatgacaataaaagcattcaattcaatagatGGAGCAAGTCACTTAGTTCAAAAcaatgttgaaatatatttaggaaaaaatttcaacattttatgaacatatttatatcaaatataatccataatatctgtgttgtatttttttttcctaattgtgATTGGACATTTCTCTATTTTATACAAAGTATGTATCAATAATATACTTATCTACATATATCTCCAAAGTATTGCAATATAATACACTaacatgaattggacgtctattattttaatttatttacaaacTCAGACAGCACCACTCTTTACGATGACTAATTTATAAGACATAATCACTTTCCAGGTCTTTAAATTCTGCCTAATAAACAATTTATACTGTATTCCAGTCTGTTGTCATCCTGCctcatttgttgttttaaagcattttacACTTCCTGTGGCGAACAAAGCCCAGTAAGTAAAGCCAAGCCGACAGACAGCAGTCCCCCCCACACAAATTCCTCCACTGGGCccaaattaaaacatttgtattgaATTGCGTCGCTGTTTGTTTGGCGCATCTAAATGGACCTATTGTATGCAAAATGGCGTGTGTAGAAGCATATGACCTCTCAGTCCAAGGCCGAGCGGtgccatttgtgtgtgtgtgtctgtatatgtgtgtgtgtatatgcttGTGTGATACCATTAGCAATGCAAAGTGCTATTGCTCACTGGCACAGATGAGTTCAAAAAGAGCACTTGTATTAATATTTCCTGATGTTATGAGCGCCATCTAAAggtaaggatttttttatttgaatttttctgtattggtgtgattgtttttttttaatgctttgacTCCGACTGGTTAGAGCTCCCAAAAATCGGCACTGTTGCACGCGAATGGCCTCTTTGTATGGTAAACTGTGATGAGGGGAGAGTGTGTCACATGACCCACACAAAAAGGGGTCTGCCAAATCCAAACCAGGGCAGAGTAGGGCCCCCCTTCGTCTCCTGGTTGTGGATTTTGAGAGTTCCGTCTAAAGCCAGTGGGGTCATCACTGCCTCTTATGCCTCTTACGCCTCCTGCTGAGCCCGGTAACCTATTAAACCTTATTGCAGATTTCATTTCATCTTGGCAAATATGACTGGCGTGTTTCTGACTAGTGAAATGTAGCCGTGACTTGGCGGTGAAGCGCATTCTTATGTTAATGATGAGGGTTGAAAAGGATGAAGTTGCCAGGTTGACATTGTCATGTGATGCTGTGACATCTGTCGGGATTGGCGAGAAGTTAAAAACGTTTACGGTCAGAAACATTTGACTAATTGTAAACACCAGTAGCACTCACGGGAGGGCAGGTTGTGTCATTAATAATGAACTGACAAAAAGTAAACGGTGGATTGCGACAAACAGCTTTTGTCAGCCAGGTTGAAAAGCGATTGGACAGCCATTGGCGGTCGATGAGAATATGAGGAGTGTTGATGTGAAATAGGCTATTAGTATTCTAAGTATTCTCTTTAAAATGTCCGTTCTTGTCTAAAACTAGAGCAAAACATCCAAAAATCCCCTTTGTGTCTTTCAGACCCGGAGCCAAAAATGAGCTGGGCCTCTTTCTACGCGGTGATCAGCGGCGTCAACAGACACTCCACGGGGATCGGTCGCATATGGCTCTCCGTGCTGTTCATTTTCCGCATCACGGTTCTGGCGGTGGCCGCCGAGAGCGTTTGGGGGGACGAGAAATCCGGTTTCACCTGCAACACCCAGCAGCCGGGCTGCAACAGCGTCTGCTACGATTACTTCTTCCCCATCTCGCACATCCGCCTGTGGGCCCTGCAGCTCATCCTGGTGTCCACTCCGGCTCTACTGGTCGCCATGCACGTGGCCCACCGCCGCCACGTGGACAAGAGGCTCTACAAGCGATCGGGGAAGGGTGCCGGCAACCTTCGAGAACTGGAGCAACTGAAAAGCCAAAAAGTCAAAATCTCAGGCGCCCTCTGGTGGACTTATGTCATCAGTCTGCTATTCAGGCTAACCTTCGAGGTCACCTTCATGTACCTTTTCTACGCCATCTACCCCGGCTATAAGATGATCCGCTTGGTCAAGTGCGACTCGTACCCGTGTCCCAACACGGTGGACTGTTTCGTTTCCCGGCCCACCGAGAAGACCGTCTTCACCGTCTTCATGCTGGTCGTGTCGGGCGTCTGCATCCTGCTCAATTTGGCCGAAATCTTCTACTTGGTGGCGAAGGCCTGCGGCGAGCATCTGCGGAACGCCGGAGGCTCCGCCCTCGACTCCGCCCTCGGCTCTTGGCTGCACCAGAAAGTCATTGTGGGAAAATAAAACTGATTTATATGCCGTCAAAGTGCAATAAAGTGTCCATATTTCCATCCGATCCATGTGGAAAAACTGTAAAGGAGTTTTGATGTGTTTGAGCATTTTACAAAGCTTTTTAGCATTAGACAAGGCGGCACATCTAAAAGCCGGGTGTTGGTCGTttccaaataaagaaaaatgcctgtGCGGGTTCAGCTGTCGTTAGGGTCAACCGTGGTCACCTGGGCTTTGACCCTTCTAGCTATTGATAACTCAAAActttgacctctgtgaccttcgCAAGAGAACTGAATCAGTGCTAGGAACTTGCTTTAAAAGTGGCTAATTCAATTTGAATATTGTTCTAATTTGATGGAATCATTTTCCCTtaacataccatatttttgtattattctaCGCAGTATTGTTGTACTGTAAAGGACATATATTATTATACATATTACTTTAAGATCTGTCTACTGTTGTAATGCATTACCATTTCATTTCTTCTAATAAAACTATTTAACTATTTACTTAGATCTTATAttatatctcattttctgaaccgctttatcctcacaagggtcgcggggggtgctggagaatgACCTCATAATTGATATTTAGGCATGACAAACGGGCTGGACGGCCAAACCGCATCCCCTGGGGAAGCTTTAGCGACCGTTTAAGTGTCAACACGCATTCAAGTGAAGCCTTGATAATTTTCTCCACCGTGTCTTCACGTGAGAAACACAAAGACGTATTTGTGTATACATTTTAGCTCCAAAAAATACACAGCAGCGACTAAATCCTGCTACTCGTTAACAGTTTTTCACACATTGTCTTGATGTAAATTGAAAAGACTTCCACATCCACAAAAAGTGGACCCACAAGGCTGTGGAAAATCAATATTATCAAGTTATAATTGGTtgttggctccggcaccccctgcgacccttaaGCGCTTCATAAAATGATTGAACAAGCGAATAAATATGTATGAAAAATATGCCTTTCCAATCTATTTGTAGTATATTCTAATTGAGATGCTAATCATGATACTAATGTCGCCAGTAAAAAATGATGCGCCTCAAtgcaatgaatgtttttgtaacATATACGTTGGTCTACGTATCCCAAACAGGTGCCGTGCCAAAGGACAtgcacaagtgtttttttttaggtttgctGCAGTGTCACCACTTCCACGCACTGAAATCTAAACTAGAAACCTAAATGTGGGTCTTGTGTCACAAGATCTGTCCACAAGCAAAAGTTGTCCGCCGGCAAGCACTCCCAGTTGTCCTCCTCTCTTAAAAAGACGACGCTTCCTTCATTCTTGATCAATCACATTCTTTTACGGAAAACTCCGGCACTGagcttttctccaaaaaacacgTAGGTGGTCTTGAATTATACTCtctaattccttttttttttgctctaatgTATGACAAAACTTTACTAAACATTAAActgttcctgttttttttaactaaatacttagtctaatgttttttttataattggagatgtaatatattcataattttaatgttttttaaaattgttttatgcTAGATTACTGCCAATGGAATGTACTactaaaaagtcaaaatgtatcATATACTAGTACTCGTTATATAATGTAGTTAAATGAACAACGTTTTCTAGTACAAGTTGTTGTGATAATTTCTGCATAAGAAGAGATTTGCTGAGCATTATTAAAGTAAGCCTTTTGCAATTTGTAAATGTGATTGTTCTTAAAGTACAagccatttattttcaaataacagGAAACACCCTGAGCGCAATTCTCGCTTAAAGCCACGTAGAAGTGGAAGAACAACCGTGCCCAGTATTTTATCTACTTGTAAAGAAGAGCAAGTTGTTAAAAAAGCTCTCAGGGCACAATTGTTCCCAATTCAAAGACAATGCTGTACCTCAAAAGATTTAATTCAtcaattttctgaaatgcttattctcacaagggtcgccgGGTTCAAGGAGGAGACAAACCCATCAATCGAGCAAAGAGAATCAAACAGAAATGATTGTGTAAAGCTCTTAAATGTTGCTTTAATAGAAATATCAATAccatacaaaaacatgcataaaaagacaaaaggcataacataacatagcataacatagcataaGATAATATAAGATAACATAAGATAAAATAAGATAACATAAGATAACATAAGATAACATAAGATAacataatgtaatgtaatgtaataaaGTGGTTTGTTTGTGGCCAGGTTGTCCGTTTGTCCGTCCATCGCCGAGTCCACATGGGAGACTGGAACCTTTTGGGCAAGCTGCTGGAGAGCGCTCAGGAGCACTCCACCGTGGTGGGCAAAGTATGGCTGACGGTCCTCTTCATCTTCCGAATCCTGGTCCTGGGTTCGGCGGTGGAGAAGGTGTGGGGCGACGAGCAGTCGGGCTTCACCTGCGACACCAAGCAACCCGGTTGCCAGAACGTCTGCTACGACAGGACCTTCCCCGTCTCGCACATTCGCTTCTGGGTCATGCAGATCATCTTTGTCTCCACGCCCACCCTCATCTACCTGGGCCACGTCCTCCACTTGGTGCGCATGGAGGAG
This portion of the Stigmatopora nigra isolate UIUO_SnigA chromosome 19, RoL_Snig_1.1, whole genome shotgun sequence genome encodes:
- the LOC144212570 gene encoding gap junction beta-1 protein-like isoform X2, which encodes MSWASFYAVISGVNRHSTGIGRIWLSVLFIFRITVLAVAAESVWGDEKSGFTCNTQQPGCNSVCYDYFFPISHIRLWALQLILVSTPALLVAMHVAHRRHVDKRLYKRSGKGAGNLRELEQLKSQKVKISGALWWTYVISLLFRLTFEVTFMYLFYAIYPGYKMIRLVKCDSYPCPNTVDCFVSRPTEKTVFTVFMLVVSGVCILLNLAEIFYLVAKACGEHLRNAGGSALDSALGSWLHQKVIVGK
- the LOC144212570 gene encoding gap junction beta-2 protein-like isoform X1, encoding MPLTPPAEPDPEPKMSWASFYAVISGVNRHSTGIGRIWLSVLFIFRITVLAVAAESVWGDEKSGFTCNTQQPGCNSVCYDYFFPISHIRLWALQLILVSTPALLVAMHVAHRRHVDKRLYKRSGKGAGNLRELEQLKSQKVKISGALWWTYVISLLFRLTFEVTFMYLFYAIYPGYKMIRLVKCDSYPCPNTVDCFVSRPTEKTVFTVFMLVVSGVCILLNLAEIFYLVAKACGEHLRNAGGSALDSALGSWLHQKVIVGK